The following are encoded together in the Spiroplasma apis B31 genome:
- the mreB gene encoding rod shape-determining protein: MAIGNKKPTFVSMDLGTANTLVYIAGQGIVYNEPSIVAYRIKENKIIAVGEEAYKMIGKGNKTIRVVRPMVDGVITDIRATEAQLRYIFTKLRITKQLKHSIMLLACPSVITELEKTALKKIAVNLGADQVFVEEEVKMAALGGGVNIYAPTGNLIVDMGGGTTDIAVLASGDIVLSKSVKVAGNYLNDECQKFIRSQYGLEIGSKTAESIKVNAGSLAKYPDERRMKVYGRDVVSGLPREIEITPEEVREVLKVPVSRIIDLTVQVLEDTPPELAGDIFRNGITICGGGALIRGIDKYFADTLQLPTKIGEQPLLAVINGTKKFESEIWEIIKAQRLHEDIMSR; encoded by the coding sequence ATGGCAATTGGAAATAAAAAACCAACTTTCGTGTCAATGGATTTGGGTACTGCTAACACACTTGTTTACATAGCTGGACAAGGTATTGTTTATAATGAACCATCAATCGTTGCATACAGAATCAAAGAAAACAAAATCATTGCAGTAGGTGAAGAAGCTTATAAAATGATTGGTAAGGGAAACAAAACAATTCGCGTTGTTAGACCTATGGTTGACGGTGTTATCACCGATATTAGAGCAACTGAAGCTCAATTAAGATATATTTTTACAAAATTAAGAATTACTAAACAATTAAAACATTCTATAATGTTATTAGCATGTCCATCAGTAATTACTGAGTTAGAAAAAACTGCTCTTAAAAAAATAGCAGTTAACTTGGGTGCTGATCAAGTGTTTGTTGAAGAAGAAGTTAAAATGGCCGCTCTTGGTGGTGGTGTAAATATATATGCTCCAACAGGTAACCTAATCGTTGATATGGGTGGGGGAACTACTGATATAGCAGTTCTTGCATCAGGTGATATTGTATTATCTAAATCTGTTAAAGTAGCAGGTAACTATCTAAACGACGAGTGTCAAAAATTCATTCGTTCACAATATGGTCTTGAAATTGGATCTAAAACTGCAGAATCAATTAAAGTAAATGCAGGTTCATTAGCTAAATATCCAGACGAAAGACGTATGAAAGTTTATGGACGTGACGTTGTTTCAGGTTTACCAAGGGAAATTGAAATAACTCCTGAAGAAGTTCGTGAAGTATTGAAAGTTCCTGTTTCAAGAATTATAGATTTAACAGTTCAAGTTTTAGAAGATACTCCTCCAGAACTAGCTGGTGATATCTTTAGAAATGGTATTACTATTTGTGGTGGTGGTGCTTTAATTAGAGGTATCGATAAATACTTCGCTGACACATTACAATTACCAACAAAAATTGGTGAACAACCATTGTTAGCAGTTATTAACGGAACTAAAAAATTCGAATCAGAAATATGAGAAATCATTAAAGCTCAAAGATTACACGAAGACATCATGTCAAGATAA
- a CDS encoding rod shape-determining protein yields the protein MVKGNLNQKRHLAIDIGTSKTRIYIDNLGMIYNEATLIALDYKTKKIVAVGDEAKKFVGKLSGTLQLKYPMKKGVISDMALLKLFLSNILKKYKEEIKDSIVTLACPTSLTEVERNSLIKAIKELGVYFVSVEDDIKLALLGAGVDITKPTGRLCLDIGAGKATAAIISSNETITSKWSKAAGNVIDSEIIKFLKAKKQILVGDITAEQIKNTISSLTKTKNPLKMMAYGYDLNSGMPRNVELSDKDISKLILAAFSNLTNLITSVLEESPNELAGDVIKNGLYITGGMGNTHGIKFFFEDFFEIPANIVRNFATATIDGAIAHKNLTIKKIEDSNEKISDW from the coding sequence ATGGTAAAAGGAAATTTAAATCAAAAAAGACACTTGGCAATTGATATTGGTACAAGCAAAACAAGGATTTATATTGATAATTTAGGGATGATTTATAATGAGGCGACTTTAATCGCGTTAGATTATAAAACAAAAAAAATAGTTGCAGTTGGAGATGAGGCTAAAAAGTTTGTTGGAAAACTTAGTGGTACTTTACAACTAAAATATCCTATGAAAAAAGGTGTTATTTCCGACATGGCTCTTCTTAAACTTTTCTTAAGCAACATATTAAAAAAATACAAAGAAGAAATTAAAGATTCAATAGTAACTTTAGCTTGTCCAACAAGCTTAACAGAGGTTGAACGAAACTCATTAATCAAAGCTATTAAAGAGTTGGGTGTTTATTTTGTTAGTGTTGAAGATGATATAAAACTAGCATTACTGGGTGCCGGAGTTGATATTACGAAACCAACAGGTAGACTTTGTTTGGATATTGGAGCGGGTAAAGCCACTGCTGCAATTATATCCTCAAACGAAACCATTACATCAAAATGAAGTAAAGCAGCTGGTAATGTAATTGATTCTGAAATAATCAAATTTTTAAAGGCTAAGAAACAGATATTAGTTGGTGATATTACAGCCGAGCAAATAAAAAATACAATTTCATCTTTAACTAAAACTAAAAACCCACTTAAAATGATGGCTTATGGTTATGATCTAAATTCAGGAATGCCTAGAAATGTTGAATTATCGGACAAAGATATCTCAAAATTAATCCTTGCAGCGTTTAGTAACCTAACAAATTTGATAACTAGCGTTCTTGAGGAATCTCCAAATGAATTGGCCGGTGACGTTATTAAAAACGGATTGTATATAACTGGTGGTATGGGAAACACTCATGGAATTAAATTTTTCTTTGAAGATTTTTTTGAAATTCCTGCAAACATAGTGAGGAATTTTGCAACCGCAACAATTGACGGTGCAATAGCACACAAAAATTTAACAATCAAAAAAATTGAAGACTCAAACGAGAAAATAAGCGATTGATAG
- the mreB gene encoding rod shape-determining protein gives MKFEDRTFIALDLGTSNILAYVGNQGIVYDQPSIMAYDNMTNSLTALGSEAYEMMGKTHENIRMVVPIKDGVITDLEAAKDLLKHVFSKLKMLNDWKNSIILISCPSEVTELERDALKQVAYDMGAEIVVVEEEVKMAAVGAGINIDIPKGNVVIDIGGGTTDIAIISAGDVIISRSIKIAGNAFDEEIKKYIRSEYNVTIGDKTAENVKKELGSLAKYKGERTMSVFGRDIVSGLPKEAIISSEEIRNVLVNSFSRITDLLIELMENTPPELAGDIITNGFMICGGGSKIRGIREYFNGIFSVPCKLSPNPLTGVVEGAKAFRKVINRRIEVGYYGKNAKDAKKGSQSSYI, from the coding sequence ATGAAATTTGAAGATCGCACTTTTATTGCCTTGGACTTAGGTACAAGCAACATATTAGCATACGTAGGGAACCAAGGTATAGTTTATGATCAACCATCAATAATGGCATACGATAATATGACAAACTCTTTAACTGCTTTAGGTAGTGAGGCGTACGAAATGATGGGAAAAACTCACGAAAATATAAGAATGGTAGTTCCAATTAAAGATGGAGTTATTACAGATTTGGAAGCTGCAAAAGATTTACTAAAACATGTCTTTTCAAAGTTAAAAATGCTTAACGACTGAAAAAACTCAATTATATTAATTTCATGTCCGAGTGAAGTTACAGAACTAGAGCGTGATGCTTTAAAACAAGTGGCTTATGACATGGGGGCAGAAATAGTTGTTGTTGAAGAAGAAGTAAAAATGGCAGCAGTTGGTGCTGGAATAAACATTGACATTCCGAAGGGAAATGTTGTAATCGATATTGGTGGAGGAACAACAGATATCGCCATCATCTCCGCAGGTGATGTAATAATTTCAAGATCAATTAAAATTGCAGGAAATGCATTCGATGAAGAAATAAAAAAATACATTAGATCAGAATATAATGTCACTATTGGTGATAAAACTGCAGAAAATGTTAAAAAAGAGTTAGGTTCATTAGCTAAATATAAAGGAGAAAGAACAATGTCTGTGTTTGGTAGAGACATAGTTTCGGGATTACCAAAAGAGGCAATAATTTCTTCTGAAGAAATTAGAAATGTTTTGGTGAATTCTTTTAGTAGAATTACTGATTTACTTATAGAATTAATGGAGAACACTCCTCCAGAACTAGCTGGTGATATAATCACAAACGGATTTATGATTTGTGGTGGTGGATCAAAAATACGAGGAATCAGAGAATACTTTAACGGTATTTTCTCAGTACCTTGTAAATTATCACCAAACCCATTGACAGGAGTTGTTGAAGGGGCCAAAGCATTTAGAAAAGTAATTAACAGAAGAATAGAAGTTGGTTATTATGGTAAAAATGCAAAAGACGCAAAAAAAGGAAGTCAAAGCAGCTACATCTAA
- a CDS encoding TatD family hydrolase, whose amino-acid sequence MSGIFDTHTHFNDNIYKELDILTEDMIKEANINGVKWFCCVGFDVNSSKKAAKYAIKYKNVYGAVGIHPDEAHKVTEEDIKEIDVLSHAENIVAIGEIGLDYYYTSEHKDVQKEVFRKQIKIAKEANLVVMLHIRDKQDSEEAYEDALKILDELKVKKAIVHCYTKGYDLAKKFTERGYLISIPGVVTFKNAKELHETVKRIPLNSMVVETDAPYLTPEPNRGKINTSKEIIHTIDRITKIKNLEKADVIDVTTRNALKIFNIKD is encoded by the coding sequence ATGTCTGGCATTTTTGACACACACACACATTTTAATGACAACATTTATAAGGAATTGGATATATTAACAGAGGATATGATAAAAGAAGCTAACATCAATGGTGTTAAATGATTTTGTTGTGTCGGTTTTGATGTTAACTCTTCAAAAAAGGCTGCTAAATATGCAATAAAATATAAGAATGTTTATGGTGCTGTCGGGATACATCCCGACGAGGCACACAAAGTAACAGAAGAAGACATAAAAGAAATCGATGTTTTATCTCATGCCGAAAATATTGTAGCTATTGGAGAGATAGGATTAGATTATTATTACACTTCAGAACACAAAGATGTTCAAAAAGAAGTATTCAGAAAGCAAATCAAAATCGCAAAAGAAGCCAATCTGGTCGTTATGTTGCATATCAGAGATAAACAAGACTCAGAAGAGGCTTACGAAGATGCTTTAAAAATCTTGGATGAACTTAAGGTAAAAAAAGCAATTGTTCATTGTTACACCAAAGGATATGATTTAGCAAAAAAATTTACAGAAAGAGGTTATCTAATTTCTATACCTGGTGTAGTAACCTTTAAAAATGCTAAAGAGTTGCATGAAACTGTAAAAAGAATCCCTTTAAACAGTATGGTAGTTGAAACAGATGCTCCTTATTTAACACCTGAACCAAACAGGGGGAAAATAAACACTTCGAAGGAAATTATTCACACAATTGACAGAATTACAAAAATTAAAAACCTAGAAAAAGCAGATGTGATAGATGTAACTACAAGAAATGCTTTAAAAATATTCAATATTAAAGACTAA
- the mnmE gene encoding tRNA uridine-5-carboxymethylaminomethyl(34) synthesis GTPase MnmE: protein MKNNIYDTIIAPATKIAKQAISIIRMSGEDAFSIMNKLLKTKLSYENKIQLRKIYEENEVIDEAIILTFVENKSFTGENVIEINCHGGVLLSKKIMNLLIKNGARMAKPGEFSQRAFLNGKIDLLQADAINNLIDSRNNLSIKINAKSLEGTNNKMLLDIKEELLDIISRIQTSIDYPDYDDIEGSTIEELTASIQNIKYNIQNLLELSKRVSKISNGIKTGIIGETNVGKSSLLNALINEEKAIVTNIEGTTRDIVEGELNFENFTLNLIDTAGIRNTIDVVEQLGIKKSMDIIEEAELVLYVINNNDLNKSIYEKIKNKDHVIIINKSDLLTNEEANELRKKYENCVLVSAKNKCVDELTSFLKQKFANEDILKTNLPIISNVEHIAMLEIMSNILSYAVDNITHGLPIDMVNLDLSKTLEIINHLLGIIEADEEVIDNIFRKYCLGK from the coding sequence TATTATTGCGCCAGCAACAAAGATAGCAAAACAAGCCATATCCATAATAAGAATGTCAGGTGAAGATGCATTCTCAATTATGAACAAACTTTTAAAAACTAAATTATCTTATGAAAACAAAATTCAACTTAGAAAAATCTATGAAGAAAATGAAGTAATTGACGAGGCAATTATACTGACATTTGTTGAAAACAAATCATTTACAGGAGAAAATGTGATAGAGATCAATTGTCATGGAGGGGTTCTCCTTTCAAAAAAGATAATGAATTTATTAATAAAAAACGGGGCAAGAATGGCGAAACCGGGGGAGTTCTCTCAAAGAGCTTTTTTAAATGGAAAAATAGATTTATTGCAAGCAGATGCAATAAATAATTTAATAGACTCAAGAAATAATCTATCTATCAAAATCAATGCTAAGAGTTTAGAAGGCACTAATAACAAAATGTTATTAGATATTAAAGAAGAGTTGTTGGATATCATTTCAAGAATCCAAACCTCAATAGATTACCCCGACTACGATGATATTGAGGGGTCAACTATTGAAGAATTAACAGCGTCAATTCAAAACATTAAATATAATATTCAAAATTTATTAGAGTTGAGTAAGAGAGTCTCTAAAATAAGCAACGGTATTAAGACCGGAATAATCGGGGAAACAAATGTAGGTAAATCTTCTCTGTTAAATGCCCTTATTAACGAAGAAAAAGCCATTGTTACGAATATTGAGGGTACTACTAGAGATATAGTTGAAGGTGAGCTGAACTTTGAAAATTTTACTTTAAACCTAATCGATACTGCAGGGATAAGAAACACAATTGATGTAGTTGAACAACTAGGTATAAAAAAAAGTATGGATATTATTGAAGAAGCAGAATTAGTATTATATGTAATAAATAATAACGATTTAAATAAGAGCATCTATGAAAAAATTAAAAACAAGGATCATGTTATTATAATAAACAAAAGTGACCTACTAACAAACGAAGAAGCTAATGAACTAAGAAAAAAATATGAAAATTGTGTGTTGGTTTCAGCTAAAAATAAATGCGTTGACGAGTTGACATCTTTCTTAAAACAGAAATTTGCAAACGAAGATATATTGAAAACCAATTTACCAATAATTTCAAATGTCGAGCACATCGCTATGTTAGAAATTATGAGTAACATCCTCAGCTATGCTGTCGATAATATAACCCATGGATTACCCATAGATATGGTGAACCTGGATTTATCAAAAACCCTAGAAATTATAAATCATTTACTTGGTATAATAGAAGCAGATGAAGAAGTAATTGACAATATATTTAGAAAATATTGTCTTGGAAAGTAG